A region from the Triticum urartu cultivar G1812 chromosome 1, Tu2.1, whole genome shotgun sequence genome encodes:
- the LOC125521310 gene encoding uncharacterized protein LOC125521310, with translation MESEKASRPASLLGTLRTAVKKVRFLLSFSATRWIINSIAGRRSAPGATAPLRLSFGSRRPGLLDAEDDDDGSPASTTGPSRTVSLGSGGVSRTSSAVAASEYSRSASSGATSSSSGGSSPAGDDDIDRRAEQFIANFYKHIQMERQVSLQLRYCRVDSLQERSPTRRVS, from the coding sequence ATGGAGTCCGAGAAGGCGTCGCGGCCGGCGTCGCTCCTGGGGACGCTCCGGACGGCGGTGAAGAAGGTGCGGTTCCTGCTCTCCTTCAGCGCCACGCGGTGGATCATCAACTCCATCGCCGGCCGCCGGAGCGCGCCCGGCGCGACGGCGCCGCTCCGCCTCAGCTTCGGGTCCAGGCGGCCGGGCCTGCTCGacgcggaggacgacgacgacggctCCCCCGCGTCCACCACCGGGCCGTCCAGGACGGTGAGCCTCGGGTCGGGCGGCGTGTCGCGGACGAGCAGCGCGGTGGCGGCGTCAGAGTACTCGCGGTCCGCGTCGTCGGGCGCGACGTCGTCGTCGAGCGGGGGGTCGTCGCCGGCCGGGGACGACGACATCGACCGGCGCGCGGAGCAGTTCATCGCCAACTTCTACAAGCACATCCAGATGGAGCGGCAGGTGTCGCTGCAGCTGCGGTACTGCCGGGTCGACAGCCTGCAGGAGAGGTCGCCTACCCGCAGGGTTTCTTGA